From Pirellulales bacterium, a single genomic window includes:
- a CDS encoding SGNH/GDSL hydrolase family protein encodes MTLTRDNLLKVVQSVVALVAFVAAVEIALRLAGIAYPPKMFTDPVVGLIYRPGTNFVYREEGYADVQVNQESVRDVDWPLDKPADEFRIAVLGDSFVEALQVPVEDRLTEQMADLLSHDAAFAGKKVRVMNFGMSGFGTGQEYLMLRERAAKYQPDIVVLAFLSGNDFSDNCRSLREHNQRPFFEVRDGKLVLDDSFAKKRSWKDELARELAAESRILQVTYEAKRDLRDLRGWAPETAQKDGASRELELNEYAYLPPETPAWKEAWQITEQLLLAINDESRKIGAKLLVVVMPNDDQMHPDPARRQQFADHLKVDSLEYPNQRIMSFCREHEIPALDLLPPMRTYGEEHGVYLHGFENTAMGRGHWNPAGHRLGAELIAAKIHEMRTASGQSPSDAASGH; translated from the coding sequence ATGACTCTGACTCGAGATAACCTGCTCAAGGTGGTGCAATCCGTCGTGGCGCTGGTTGCGTTTGTCGCGGCCGTGGAAATCGCGCTGCGCCTGGCCGGCATTGCCTATCCACCGAAGATGTTCACGGACCCTGTCGTGGGTTTGATCTACCGCCCTGGCACGAATTTCGTGTACCGCGAGGAAGGGTACGCTGACGTGCAAGTCAACCAGGAGAGCGTGCGCGACGTCGACTGGCCTCTCGACAAGCCGGCCGATGAATTTCGCATTGCTGTGCTCGGGGACTCGTTTGTCGAAGCGCTGCAGGTACCCGTCGAAGATCGCCTCACCGAACAAATGGCGGATTTGTTGTCGCACGATGCGGCGTTCGCCGGCAAAAAAGTGCGCGTAATGAATTTCGGCATGTCCGGCTTCGGCACCGGCCAGGAATACCTCATGCTGCGCGAGCGGGCGGCCAAGTATCAGCCCGACATCGTCGTGTTGGCGTTTCTGTCGGGCAACGATTTCAGCGACAATTGTCGCTCCTTGCGCGAGCACAATCAGCGCCCTTTCTTCGAAGTCCGCGACGGCAAGTTGGTGCTCGACGACTCGTTCGCGAAAAAGCGATCCTGGAAAGACGAACTCGCCCGGGAGCTGGCTGCCGAGAGCCGCATCCTGCAGGTGACGTACGAGGCCAAGCGAGATTTGCGAGATTTGCGCGGCTGGGCTCCTGAAACCGCTCAGAAAGACGGCGCTTCGCGAGAGCTTGAGCTCAATGAGTACGCCTACCTGCCGCCCGAGACGCCCGCTTGGAAGGAAGCATGGCAGATCACCGAGCAGTTGCTATTGGCGATCAACGATGAGTCTCGGAAGATTGGCGCCAAGCTGCTCGTGGTCGTCATGCCGAACGACGATCAGATGCACCCCGACCCGGCCAGGCGTCAGCAGTTTGCCGATCACCTGAAGGTCGATTCGCTCGAATATCCCAACCAGCGGATCATGAGCTTCTGCCGCGAGCATGAGATCCCCGCGCTGGACCTTTTGCCGCCGATGCGTACCTACGGCGAGGAGCACGGCGTGTATCTGCACGGGTTCGAAAACACCGCCATGGGCCGCGGCCATTGGAACCCGGCCGGCCACCGCCTGGGGGCCGAGCTGATCGCGGCAAAGATCCACGAAATGCGAACCGCGTCGGGCCAGTCGCCCTCCGATGCCGCGAGCGGCCACTAG